ctattttgttggtttttgttggatgttttttatttatttaataagtACTCATCCATTTATTAAGCCCCAACTGAAAGAAACCAAGTCCAGGAGACTGTCCTGACAATACGACTATACTCCTTCAAAGGAGAATTACAGAGtataagaaaaagaagaatgaagcATTAAACCTATACAGAGGACTAAAGGCATAAACAACCTATCAACAAAACTGCAAAGAGGAACGAAAGCCAAAGAGCAGCACAGAGTCATCCATCTGTTCCCAAACCACCAACTGCTATCTAAGAATGTACTCCTCAGCTAGTCCCCGGTTAGCACACAACCCTCTATTCTCTATGGATGCCTTAACCCTTCTCATAGAGCTAAGAAGATCACGTATGGAACTCAAGGTATTAAGAGCAACCGATCACGAGCCAGAGCTTTCTGTTGAAAAGCCCAAAGATTCCTTTCCCTCCAAATGAAATAAACTGTAGCAGGCAGGGAAGATTTCATAATTCTACTTTTGAAACTATCCCCCTTCACAGATTGGACAAACCAATACAAGAGGGCTCCCAAAGTGTAAGGCACTCTATTGGAAGAAGATTTACTCCAAAATCCAAACTGTAGACCATACAAACGCTAAGTAAgagcattcaaaaaataaatgcttATGGGTTTAATCCATCAGAGCTACGAATCCACACCACCAGATCCTCAGAAGCAGAATCAGGATGTAAGGTTGCAGGAGTTTGGTCGATGATGAATTAGATAATTCTGTTTCTAGCTCTTGGCCACCTCCACTGACCTTGGTAGATTATGGAAGACATTATAGCATTCAGGGAAGTACCAAGATTGTAAACCACTCCTTCTCCAAACCTTTTGTACAAGGGACCTAAGGGGTGCCAGCTATCAATCCAAAGGAAAGTAGACTGCCCATTGCCCACTCTGTATTGTGTCAAAGGTTGTCCAAGACTCCATATTCCAAAAATCTTTGGTATGGTCCAAGAGGCATCTCTAGAATTATGCATATGCCACAAATTCTGATTTTTGATAATGTAAACATGTACCCATTTAACCCAAAGAGAATCTGCCTTCTTAGAAAAGGCCCATCTAAGCATGGTAGCTTTGTTCCATTCTTTAACTTTTCTGAAGTCAAGACCACCTTCCAACTTAGGACAGCAAATGTGATCCCACTTCACCTTAGCCCCAGTATGTTTCATGTCAGGGCCAGAACATAGAAAGGCCATCAAAGAGGATTCAATATCTTTAATGATCTTGCTAGGAAGAATGAAATTGAGGACCAATAAACCTGAATAGAGAACAAGACAGATTGAATTAGCTGTGCCGTTCCTGCATAGGCCAGTTTCTTGGTCGACCAACCATGAATTCTTCTCAGAATCTTTTCCTTCAATACCACACAATCACTGGATCTCAAATGAGTAGAAATTAAAGAGACACCAAGGTATCGAACAGGGAGCTTAGCTTCTGGAATTGGAAGAATGAGACCCAGCTTCTCCCTTAGATGTAAGTCCACACCAGCATAGGCCAGTGTCTTGTTGGATGTTGGTAATATGCGATTTACTGGAGGAAGGGTGGGCAGCAGGTACCACAAAATACTAAAGTCCttcaaaaaatagtttgaagtttgaacccttttccaacaacaacaaagcaaaacaagagtaCAAAATGAATTTCAAAGATTTTAAGTGAATCGAACGATTAACGGATTCACTTACGATTCGCAGCTAATTCCGGTTCAGGCAGCCTAtttgtattgattaccaaccgAATAGTACGATACGAATTGTGAATCGTGAATCATATGATTCTAACAACTATGCTCTGGAGTACCTCCAAAATCTTGAAAAGTTTTTAGCCTAGAAGTAAAATCCTTTTCATGGGCCTTGAGTGAGACGTTCATAACTGATATGATTATGATCTAGAAATCATCATCTTTTGTTCCTCTTACATCTTTGCTATCCTCATGGGTTTGAGTTTAGATTTGCATGTGTTGTTTATGTGGAAATGCCACGTTGTTGGGTCAAGGTTGTGCAAATACTTGCCAAATGCTAAGAGGGTACTTCCTGTTGTTTTTTGTATCACTagattatttttactttttttttttttgttattgtgaATTGACAGAACCTAGGTATACATTTTGCAGAAGTTGTCTCATCTTGGAGGCATGGTTCTCAACTTTTGCATCATTTTAAGCATATTAGGGTGAGGGTTATATCTCAAGTGATGTTTCGTTCTAGCTTGGGTTCTTCGTTTGTCATAGGGAATTACTTTATTTGTGCTTTGACATGACCGTTGCATTAGTTTAGGGGATTGAATGAACTTATACCTATATTTGGGACATGCTAGAAATATCGTGTATCACTGTGTGAAATGTTTAAGTGATACAGTGGTAATGCGGAAATTATTTACATCAAATGTGATGTTTCTGCTGCACATGCATCTGGCACAATGTCGTTATACAAGATTCCAACATATTTTGGAACCTAAATCTAATTGTTGCTTCAGACATACAAGAAAATTCTAACTTAGCAATGGACAATGTAATGCAGATACTCTCGGATTCTGAGAAGAGGTCGCATTATGACAGGTACCTTTTATCTCAAAGAATGCGTGTTCAGAGATGTTCTGAGCAATTTTCAATGATGTACACATATGAAACAAACAGAATATCTGTGAAGCAGATGGAAGTTGTTGAATGGCTAAAATGGTATAGATGTGCTTTAAATGAGATTTTGTCAGAGAAAAGAGTAGTGGTTGGGTCAGGCTACTTTGACATACTGGAAAGGGACTTCTATTCAGCTATACATGCAGCATATTACGGCCCTGATATTGAGTCTGTGAACCTCCTCCCTGATTGTTTTGAAGCTGAGGAGAGGTCGACCTATGAGTCTCCAGAAGTGTTGCACTTGGTTTCAGGGCGTGACCTTTTTGGAATGATATGCCTAGCTGACAAGGTTCCTGAATTATCACAATCCTACAATGAAAGACTGACATCTTTTGAAGCTACGGAGAATCCTGATGTTGGAATTCGTGGGATGCAAGCAAAAAAGAACGATTACCACACATCAGATGCATATAAGGATCTAGAATTTCATGTTTCAGGGAAGATGGTTGCTGTGGCTACCAGAGTCCTGCCTAAAAGCTGTTATGGTGGGATGAGAAATGAAGATTCTCAGGATCACATACATGTTTATCTTATTTCACAGGAAGATCCAATATACACGAGCAAAGGAAGTTCTATAGCCACCATTGCAGGGTCTAGGATTCCATTGGGAACAATAATTGGGTTAGGAACCAACCCTGAAGAAGGGTCTTGTTTTTTCTACGATACGAATAGAACAAAAACCCACGTGATTATGAAGCATCGGACGCTACTGGTATGTGTAACCCTGCTTATCAGAACTTCTAGTTTCTCTTTAGCCTGTGATTTAACAAAGGCTCTGGTTTCTTTCTTGCTTATATGCATATTTTTGCATAAGCATGATTTTGGGAACCATTTGCTGCCTGCAAGTGGAAAAGATTATTTGTAAATAACTTAGCACTTAGCACATGCTTCAATGTCCTTGTACTATATTATACTTAAAAATGGATTGGATTTTGGAGGACCATACAAGTGAGCCTCTTGATTTCTCTTTTGGAACCCACAATGTGGTGCACTCCTAGATGCTAAGGCGAGGGAAGGTGCACTGAAAGGGCTTGGACACTGCGAAGCGAGGTGCAGGTACGTAAAGCACAGTTGAAGCCCTTGAGGTGCGCGCCTTGCCGCGAGGGGCATTAGGTGAGAGCCTCATGGTTTTTTCTCATATCTACACTCAGATTTCGTCTGCTGAATGGTTCCATTCCAAGAAACTTCTTCCTTCTTATTTCTCTTCCTCTGctctattttcttcttcttcttctttctcttctctgcTCTGTTTTCTTCTCTGTACTGTTAACAGAGTAAATCGGCTGCTTTGATTGATTTTTCTCCTTCTCACTcgatgttcttttttttctataagactATAACTATGATGATGGACACCTGTtgctacttttcttttcttctttttaatggATGTATATGCTTTTGTTCGTATGTGGTGACTTGAATGTGTGGAATGTTATCTTAAGGTATTTGAAACTTGAGGACTTTTTGCTTACGTAGAAATTTTTTCCTATATcataattcttttttgtttttgttttacacTACTTGCGCCTCGCTTGCATCATGCCTAGGCTCTAGGGGACCATGGTGCTTCAGTGTGCCTAGAGCCTTTTAAAATGTACTGATGAGTTTATGTGCTTTCGTTTGTCTTTTAAATGGCTTCTATTACACCATGAATTTTTTGTTCGAAATGACTTATCTTATACCAGAAATTTTGCAAGGTGCTCCATGAATGAGCAGATTGATGCATGGAGTGGATTGATGTAATCAAAAGCTTCTGTTTCTTTGCTAATTGGATTTCCCTACATTTAAACATATCTTAGGTAAAACACTTGCACTGGTATCAAGTTGGTGATAGAGTCTCCGTGGCCGAATGTAGATGCAGCAGAGCTCGGTTACCACCAAGCAAGTAAGATTAATTCTTCTCTGATATTGATGTCCATAGGTGTTGAAcaaattttgcagctgaaacaAATGGACCTTGACCTAAACTATTTGAAGGAAGAAATTTCTTCTGCCTTTTTGCCAGGTCTTCTTTTATGGATTTTCTGAGGTTTTCTACTTGTCCTCCCAATAGAGTAAACGAATAATCCTCCTTCGACTATTCAGGAGAAGTTAaagagaaaattgattttttacaaaggcAATAACCTTGCTAAGCATTTTATGATTCTCTTCCCGTTCTGCAAGACAGATGTTACCTTGACATGTTGCATGCTTCCATTGAGccacatttttttgtttgttgcctTGTGTTTTGTattccctctttctctccctccattttcatgttcttgagtGGCTGTGCACTTTCAGTGAAACGTGCAAAACACAGGCTTCTATTCCTTGTCCGGAGCTGAAAACTAGTGGAGTATGTTGTATCACTTTCtgtgttctaatttttttagCTGAGGTACACTGAAGTAGGTTCAGAATTTCGTTATTGCTCAGAACTGAACCTTAAACATTGACGCTGTACCCAGTCGACATATCAACAAACATATTAACGCCCTTTCTTTCAAGATAAATATGGGATTTATTAATATACGTATTTATTGAAGCTCTTGTAAGAATACTACATAATAGTAGTTAGTAATGTTTCAAACTTGTGATGATTTTTTCCAACAGATTTTGGCTGTTTGAGCCTCGCTGTGGCATGCATGACATTGGTGGTTGGTATGTGGAGACATTTGGCAGAGACAGGAAGGGCCGGACTGTCCCATCTAGAAGGTATTGGGATGGGTTTGATGTGGACGAAAAGTTTGACAAGTAAGTTCGAGCCACATAAGCCTCAGCAAATTCAGTTTTTCACTGTTCTTTCTGGTTTAGCACATTTAAGCATTATTATTGGAAAAGGTTCTTATTCACATGTTGGT
This DNA window, taken from Rhododendron vialii isolate Sample 1 chromosome 8a, ASM3025357v1, encodes the following:
- the LOC131336409 gene encoding uncharacterized protein LOC131336409 isoform X1 — encoded protein: MAFLTRRTSLVGLYNRHRPIPPLTPQSNSFNATAYYLLLCLNPNRSRNQWLSTGAESTPSELAGKNAYELLGVSETSSFAEIKASFRKLAKETHPDLAQTHNHSFASDQFVRILAAYEILSDSEKRSHYDRYLLSQRMRVQRCSEQFSMMYTYETNRISVKQMEVVEWLKWYRCALNEILSEKRVVVGSGYFDILERDFYSAIHAAYYGPDIESVNLLPDCFEAEERSTYESPEVLHLVSGRDLFGMICLADKVPELSQSYNERLTSFEATENPDVGIRGMQAKKNDYHTSDAYKDLEFHVSGKMVAVATRVLPKSCYGGMRNEDSQDHIHVYLISQEDPIYTSKGSSIATIAGSRIPLGTIIGLGTNPEEGSCFFYDTNRTKTHVIMKHRTLLVKHLHWYQVGDRVSVAECRCSRARLPPSKFWLFEPRCGMHDIGGWYVETFGRDRKGRTVPSRRYWDGFDVDEKFDNRRLHPAIYLLALAYRTLDLEDAKRRKQSMKDIVEGKLSGIITWCKKLV
- the LOC131336409 gene encoding uncharacterized protein LOC131336409 isoform X3 produces the protein MAFLTRRTSLVGLYNRHRPIPPLTPQSNSFNATAYYLLLCLNPNRSRNQWLSTGAESTPSELAGKNAYELLGVSETSSFAEIKASFRKLAKETHPDLAQTHNHSFASDQFVRILAAYEILSDSEKRSHYDRYLLSQRMRVQRCSEQFSMMYTYETNRISVKQMEVVEWLKWYRCALNEILSEKRVVVGSGYFDILERDFYSAIHAAYYGPDIESVNLLPDCFEAEERSTYESPEVLHLVSGRDLFGMICLADKVPELSQSYNERLTSFEATENPDVGIRGMQAKKNDYHTSDAYKDLEFHVSGKMVAVATRVLPKSCYGGMRNEDSQDHIHVYLISQEDPIYTSKGSSIATIAGSRIPLGTIIGLGTNPEEGSCFFYDTNRTKTHVIMKHRTLLVKHLHWYQVGDRVSVAECRCSRARLPPSKFWLFEPRCGMHDIGGWYVETFGRDRKGRTVPSRRYWDGFDVDEKFDNL
- the LOC131336409 gene encoding uncharacterized protein LOC131336409 isoform X2 is translated as MAFLTRRTSLVGLYNRHRPIPPLTPQSNSFNATAYYLLLCLNPNRSRNQWLSTGAESTPSELAGKNAYELLGVSETSSFAEIKASFRKLAKETHPDLAQTHNHSFASDQFVRILAAYEILSDSEKRSHYDRYLLSQRMRVQRCSEQFSMMYTYETNRISVKQMEVVEWLKWYRCALNEILSEKRVVVGSGYFDILERDFYSAIHAAYYGPDIESVNLLPDCFEAEERSTYESPEVLHLVSGRDLFGMICLADKVPELSQSYNERLTSFEATENPDVGIRGMQAKKNDYHTSDAYKDLEFHVSGKMVAVATRVLPKSCYGGMRNEDSQDHIHVYLISQEDPIYTSKGSSIATIAGSRIPLGTIIGLGTNPEEGSCFFYDTNRTKTHVIMKHRTLLVKHLHWYQVGDRVSVAECRCSRARLPPSKFWLFEPRCGMHDIGGWYVETFGRDRKGRTVPSRRYWDGFDVDEKFDKRLHPAIYLLALAYRTLDLEDAKRRKQSMKDIVEGKLSGIITWCKKLV